In Arvicanthis niloticus isolate mArvNil1 chromosome 4, mArvNil1.pat.X, whole genome shotgun sequence, a single window of DNA contains:
- the Bcas2 gene encoding pre-mRNA-splicing factor SPF27, with protein sequence MAGTGLVAGEVVVDALPYFDQGYEAPGVREAAAALVEEETRRYRPTKNYLSYLTAPDYSAFETDIMRNEFERLAARQPIELLSMKRYELPAPSSGQKNDITAWQECVNNSMAQLEHQAVRIENLELMSQHGCNAWKVYNENLVHMIEHAQKELQKLRKHIQDLNWQRKNMQLTAGSKLREMESNWVSLVSKNYEIERTIVQLENEIYQIKQQHGEANKENIRQDF encoded by the exons ATGGCGGGCACGGGCTTGGTAGccggggaggtggtggtggatgcGCTACCATACTTTGACCAAGGCTACGAGGCGCCCGGTGTGCGGGAAGCG GCTGCGGCCCTGGTGGAGGAGGAAACGCGCAGATACCGACCTACCAAGAACTACCTGAGCTACCTGACAGCCCCGGATTATTCTGCCTTTGAA ACAGACATAATGAGAAATGAATTTGAAAGGCTGGCGGCTCGACAACCGATTGAGTTACTCAGCATGAAACG ATATGAACTTCCAGCTCCTTCCTCTGGTCAAAAAAATGACATTACTGCGTGGCAAGAATGTGTAAACAATTCTATGGCCCAGTTGGAGCATCAGGCGGTCCGGATTGAGAATCTGGAGCTGATGTCACAGCATGGATGTAATGCCTGGAAAGTGTACAACGA AAATCTTGTTCATATGATTGAACATGCACAGAAAGAGCTTCAGAAGTTAAG GAAACATATTCAAGATTTAAACTGGCAGCGAAAGAACATGCAGCTTACTGCTGGGTCTAAGCTGAGAGAAATGGAGTCAAA TTGGGTGTCACTGGTGAGTAAGAACTATGAGATTGAGCGGACTATTGTACAACTGGAGAACGAAATCTATCAAATCAAGCAGCAGCACGGGGAGGCAAACAAGGAAAACATCCGCCAAGACTTCTGA